A window from Toxoplasma gondii ME49 chromosome IX, whole genome shotgun sequence encodes these proteins:
- a CDS encoding hypothetical protein (encoded by transcript TGME49_304930~Predicted trans-membrane domain (TMHMM2.0):67-90:93-116:626-649:730-753) has protein sequence MTVGGHALAERSERIEALWQVLDRGFTEYNPLICHTFNRLTWGAQEKWFDAARLQNILRSARHITRDWRAGLGLFCGGVAFRLGLWASLTWRPLILALVGIKMAKWILSFYQLLSADNGLRRMRSAQNKVRNRSFSANSERRDRVLPRKLVDAVAVGRVHPESRVVNEEPRRIHRAQENVATLHGERLQGCRIPITLYCVGLEAAFQNKVLAESSHSKSLFEEDQKKRSMRPHGERTQSSDPPPVSYLLVGAEHNTPKDDVDDWAVQGTVYVGRHPGAGPLAPLEEDESRAVLPHHASGKGSGRGKPLGDERPAWEDEDNSVGEKTDRGQTGRDRRQETWHALLPRRALRVVKNETGGASCVDDSAFTVTIVESVSDDGMGVNMDLSSPSLEFAHSSEGQSISLQGRAQNEDLATSVRVPIRTNAARSLVTKASPLTGFGADMKEQSVAEQRAAVGDLVVLLCLRKKDEIIAVTADHATMLSAEKERIWNENVVVQKAWGSPYDSSDTGFLLHTLITVSPSGEASNCMKANAVRRETTDCEPLHEPTLYFMNLKSIQVKHAVPFGLALAALLKGSKCTISQEDEKSAAKPKPKRIVLTCMQVQGTSPVRRSRLEKLPENLGRALRGVAAGALVALLVGIGMAATGYSIARTPLLPPLPPGRPIELRKSRGAVRHGLGSLSRMYASWRETTRQWYQIYQGWTNLRQAIFTAVQPATQRVGGGYALGAFGGKIVAYSAVVAFVTLLGMIGNAALISWARRFDSWQTLQMRKKVLMARQKLRSPTLLARKAEAEDAALIIVYCLGLETELRKRLSIPVKKT, from the exons ATGACGGTGGGAGGGCACGCACTGGCAGAAAGATCAGAAAGAATCGAAGCTTTATGGCAAGTATTGGACAGAGGCTTCACCGAATACAACCCGCTGATATGCCACACGTTCAACAGGTTAACATGGGGGGCACAGGAGAAGTGGTTCGACGCGGCGCGCTTGCAGAATATCCTCAGATCAGCACGCCATATAACAAGAGACTGGCGCGCTGGGCTGGGCCTGTTCTGTGGAGGAGTGGCATTTCGGTTAGGCTTGTGGGCTAGCTTGACCTGGCGCCCCTTGATCCTCGCCTTGGTGGGGATCAAGATGGCAAAGTGGATCCTCTCATTTTATCAACTTCTTTCTGCCGACAACGGTCTCCGAAGGATGCGTAGCGCACAAAACAAGGTCAGGAACCGATCATTTTCTGCCAACTCCGAACGGAGGGATCGAGTGCTGCCTAGGAAGTTGGTGGACGCGGTGGCCGTGGGAAGAGTACACCCGGAGTCGCGTGTGGTAAACGAAGAACCCAGGAGAATACATCGTGCCCAAGAGAATGTTGCCACTCTGCATGGTGAGCGACTACAGGGTTGTCGAATCCCTATAACCTTATACTGCGTGGGGCTGGAGGCAGCATTCCAAAACAAGGTTTTGGCAGAGTCGAGTCATTCTAAGTCTCTATTTGAAGAAGACCAGAAAAAACGTTCCATGAGGCCTCACGGCGAGCGCACCCAATCGAGTGATCCCCCTCCAGTTTCTTATCTCTTGGTAGGAGCGGAGCACAACACACCGAAAGACGACGTCGACGATTGGGCCGTGCAAGGCACTGTCTACGTAGGTAGGCATCCCGGCGCAGGCCCTTTGGCTCCGCTTGAGGAAGATGAAAGTCGGGCCGTTTTGCCTCATCACGCATCAGGAAAAGGCAGTGGACGAGGAAAACCACTTGGTGATGAACGGCCGGCAtgggaagacgaggacaaCAGTGTCGGTGAAAAAACGGATAGGGGACAGACCGGTCGAGATCGCAGGCAGGAAACATGGCATGCACTGCTACCCCGTCGTGCCCTGCGAGTCGTCAAAAACGAGACAGGCGGCGCCAGCTGTGTAGACG ATTCGGCCTTTACGGTCACCATTGTGGAAAGCGTGTCTGACGATGGCATGGGTGTCAACATGGATTTGTCTTCACCGTCACTGGAGTTTGCCCACTCCAGCGAAGGACAGTCGATCAGTCTGCAAGGGCGAGCACAGAATGAGGACTTGGCAACGTCCGTTCGCGTTCCCATCAGGACAAATGCTGCGAGATCACTCGTGACCAAGGCGTCTCCTTTGACAGGATTCGGAGCCGATATGAAGGAACAATCGGTTGCTGAGCAAAGAGCTGCCGTTGGAGACCTTGTCGTACTGTTGTGTCTACGTAAAAAAGATGAGATTATTGCTGTGACCGCCGATCACGCAACCATGCTGTCAG cagagaaggaaaggatCTGGAACGAGAATGTGGTGGTGCAGAAGGCGTGGGGATCGCCGTATGATTCATCGGATACCGGCTTTCTGCTTCATACTTTGATCACGGTATCGCCTTCTGGTGAAGCGAGCAACTGCATGAAAGCCAATGCTGTTCGACGAGAAACAACAGATTGCGAACCTCTGCACGAGCCCACACTGTACTTTATGAATCTAAAAAGCATTCAGGTGAAGCATGCCGTTCCTTTCGGCCTCGCGCTAGCAGCTCTTCTAAAAGGGAGCAAATGCACGATTTCGCAGGAAGATGAGAAGTCCGCCGCGAAGCCAAAGCCCAAGCGTATCGTActgacatgcatgcaggtccAAG GTACCTCCCCTGTGAGACGCAGCAGACTAGAGAAGCTTCCCGAGAACCTCGGTCGGGCGCTCAGGGGAGTGGCTGCCGGGGCTCTCGTTGCTCTGCTTGTGGGCATAGGAATGGCTGCTACTGGTTACTCCATCGCCCGAACACCACTGTTACCACCTCTGCCTCCCGGGAGACCAATTGAGCTGCGCAAGAGTCGTGGGGCAGTCAGACATGGTTTGGGTTCCCTCTCACGAATGTATGCCAGTTGGCGGGAAACGACTAGACAGTGGTACCAGATATATCAGGGATGGACAAATCTCCGCCAGGCAATTTTTACAGCTGTGCAGCCAGCGACTCAGCGAGTGGGCGGAGGATACGCTTTGGGGGCTTTCGGAGGGAAGATCGTGGCATATTCAGCAGTTGTAGCTTTTGTCACACTTTTGGGCATGATTGGTAATGCAGCGTTGATCTCGTGGGCACGGCGCTTTGATTCCTGGCAGACTCTGCAGATGAGGAAAAAAGTACTAATGGCGCGACAGAAACTGCGAAGTCCGACATTGTTAGCTCGAAAAGCGGAAGCGGAGGATGCCGCGCTAATCATTGTCTATTGCCTGGGGCTGGAAACAGAATTGCGGAAGCGTCTATCGATTCCTGTTAAGAAGACGTAA
- a CDS encoding hypothetical protein (encoded by transcript TGME49_304920~Signal peptide predicted by SignalP 2.0 HMM (probability 0.988) with cleavage site probability 0.789 at residue 21): protein MGKPTVLMFLILSVIFVETKGEPSFADGDIPSSGAGRLTGASYSPPHQSVPPRHISAAGQNEVPQLRRQAGWLSRRVEVREQDWSSEEQLSAGEAHTADGEPAEGGAHRRLLADTASMTQQRKRSRETFLLVSVADERSVQEASQGTRVRLSINGITNKTEADPQTQSQTLGIRQEETTYGGECTHGAPGPPIVVRLAKRLKLTSFALSNAICLEGMSDGAAPGDV from the coding sequence ATGGGTAAACCCACCGTCCTCATGTTCTTGATTCTCAGTGTTATCTTCGTTGAAACCAAAGGCGAACCATCGTTCGCCGATGGAGATATCCCAAGTTCTGGAGCTGGACGACTAACTGGCGCGTCATATTCTCCCCCTCACCAGAGCGTGCCACCGAGACATATTTCTGCTGCGGGGCAAAATGAAGTACCGCAGCTCCGAAGGCAGGCGGGATGGCTGTCGCGAAGAGTGGAGGTCCGCGAGCAAGACTGGTCTTCAGAAGAGCAGTTGAGTGCCGGAGAAGCACACACAGCAGATGGAGAGCCGGCCGAAGGAGGGGCGCACCGGCGGCTTTTGGCCGACACTGCCAGCATGACCCaacaaaggaaacgaagccgCGAAACGTTCCTGTTGGTCAGCGTTGCCGACGAAAGATCAGTGCAGGAAGCGTCACAGGGGACCCGTGTACGCTTGTCAATCAATGGGATCACGAATAAAACAGAAGCGGATCCGCAAACACAGTCTCAGACATTAGGCATACGCCAGGAGGAAACGACGTACGGCGGCGAATGCACACATGGGGCGCCAGGGCCGCCAATAGTTGTCCGCTTGGCCAAGCGCCTAAAGCTCACGAGCTTTGCACTGTCGAATGCCATCTGCCTGGAAGGTATGAGTGATGGAGCGGCCCCTGGTGATGTGTGA